In Parasedimentitalea marina, the sequence GCCAGCTTTGCGTCAACGCGTTTGCCGACCTCGACAATATTTTCAGTTGCCAGACCAGCGATCCCAAAGGAAAATGCCTCGGTTCCGTTAAAGCGAATGATCAAGTCCGGATCCGTTGTACGACCGCGATGGACCGAAGCCATGTCGACAATATTGATGACTTCGCCCTCGGCCCCCACCGACAGGCCTGCGATTTCGGTCACACTGTCAGAGCCTGCCGGCGCTAGCAGCCGGGTTTCACTTGGACCCGCATCCAAAGTGCCCGCCGACCTCACCGAGTTCGAAGTGGCAATGGCATTGGCAATAGCCGACATTGCGATGTTCTGGTTCACTGAAATCGACAAATCCGGCTCAACAAAGATCGCCTCGTTTGGCAGGCCCGAGACCTCGACATCTGCGACGCCATCCACCGTCAGCAACTCACGACGCAGGAACGTCGCCAATTCATGCTTTTCAGCGTCGGTATACCCTTCAGCTGTAACCGCATAAAACAGGCCGAACACGTCACCAAAACTGTCATTCACAAACGGCTGCCCAACCCCGTCAGGCAGTCCACGCGACGCATCCCGTATACGGGCGCGCAGCTTGGTCCAGATTTCAGGAAGCTCGGTGCCGTCATAAATATCCTGCATTTCCACTTCGATCAGGGAGAACCCAGGCTGGTTGATCGAGGTGATCAGCTTGACCTCGGCCATCTTTTGGATGGCAGACTCCAGTGGTTCAGATACCTCAAACGCCACCTGCTCAGCGGTGGCACCGGGATATTGGGTCGAAATCACCACCTGCTTGATGGTAAAGGCCGGATCTTCAAGCCGTCCCAGCGAGGTGAAACCCCAAATGCCGCCCGCAAGGGCGATCAGCATAATCAGCCACGTATAAAGAGGTCTGTCGATTGACGCGCGTGCGATGTTCATAACGCGCCCCTTAGTTCGCAAAGCCGGTGAACCGGCGCACCGATTGACCGTCCGTCAAAGCACCACCACCGGTCAGCACAATTTCCTCTCCCCCGGCCAGCCCGGACACTACGCGAAAATCGCCAAATTGAGTTGGCTCGATTTCCACGGGGGTCCATGTCACGGATCCCTCGTCAGCTCCGGTTGGTGAAAATACCATTGCACCAACTTGCCCTGACGGCTTGCTGACCAGAGCCGTTGAGGGCAGTGAAATAATATCATCCCCAGCGTCCGCCAGCACCCTTACTGTCGCCGAAGCCCCTGGAAAGATCTGCATGCCCGCGGGTGGTTCAAACAGAAAAGTCACGCGGTAAGTTTGCCCAACGTTGCTTGCCTCAGCATCAAATTCGAGAATTTGCAATGGAAAGTCACCTTCACGCCCGGGAAAGCTTGCGGTGATTTCCAAAACTTTATCTTGCTCGGATTGTTGGAACAAAATTTCCGGAACATCGACTTCGATGTGCAATTCTGACATGTCGTGCAGGCGGACAATCGGAGCCCCCGCACTGACAGTGGTAAAAAGGGCCACTTCACGGCTGGACACCAGCGCATCAAAGGGGGCCCGCAGGGTCGCGTGACGCAGCGCATATTGGGCGTTTCGCACTTCGATTGCAGCCAGCCCCGCCTGGGTTTCCGCATCATCCATTGCGACCTGACTGACTGTACCCTCCAGCCGCTCCATCCGGGTCACAGTGCGATCGGCCTGAGCCTTCTGCAACTGCGCTTGCTCTAGGTTCAGTTCAAACTGTTCAAGATCAAGCTCGGCAATCAACGTACCCTTGGGAGCAAGAAAGCCTTCGGTCACCGGAAACTTAAGAAGCTGCCCAGCAACCTGGAATGCCAGATCAACACTTTGCTTGGCCGCAACCTGGCCAAAGAACTGACGCTCCAGCCGCGCCTCCCCAGTTTCCGTCTTCATCAGTTTTACTGGTTTAAACCCTGCCTCAGCCGCAGATGCCATTGGGGTCAACGCCAGCGCAGAAACCAAAAGCGCCGAGAATGGTGTCATCAATCGCATGTCTTTAGTCCTTCCGGAACACCGGTTCGCAATACATTGTCGTAGATTTTTCCGGCCAGTTCGGAAAAAATCAGCGTTTCATCTTTGTTCAGACCCGAGGCCTCGAGGAACATCTCGCTGGCCAATTGCTCCATTTCACGACGTCGCTCCCAACCGCTTTGTGTCAGTTCCAGCAACCACGCCCGTCTGTCTTCAGGATCTCTTCGCCGTTGCACATAGCCCTGCTCTTCCAGACTGTCGGCAGTCGCCGTAACTGTTGAGGGAACGGTCAACATCATCTGAGCAAGCAGCCCCATGCGGTTGGGTTGGTCCAACCGAATAATCATCCGGCATTCCATCTTAGTGAGCTTTGGATCGTCATTCATCTTTTCGATGCTGTCATCCAACTTCCAATACAATGCAAACACACCCAAAATTGCCCGAATTTCCGGTGTCAGCGCTAGAAAGGTATTATCCGTTTGGTCTAAACTCATAGCTGTTCCTAAGTGGCCCATAGGCGATATACTTCACTTATCGAACCTTTCAAGAAGAGAACCAAATTTTAATGGACTCATCTTTGAAGAATTAAGTTCTGAAGTTGCAGTTGTTGCCGCAATCACCAGTAGGCATCGCAACCTGACGTTGGGATGTTTTTAGAAATATCAAAAGGTAAGGACGCTCTTAAGCTAGCTGATCAAGGCGCCGCGCAGCTCTTCGCCGAGTTTTGATAGACCCGAAGTCAAGGGAAACAGAGCCGCCTGGACGGAATGATAGATATCAGGTTTGCCCAGAAACTGAGTTGTTGTCGGTTTGCCCTGTTCATCAATTTCCGGAAACCAACCACCATTTTCATAATCGATAAAATGTGCATCAGCAAAGCACCAGAGCCGGCTGTACCAATCATGCTGCACCTGATTGCCGCCGAGCTTGAGAAAACTTGCCAGAACTCCGATCGCCTCAGTCACAGGCCACCAGTAACGAGAGCCAATCGCAGGAGTTCCGTCAAAGTTGAGAGTATAGGCAAAACCACCCAACTCGTTATTCCAAGCGTCCGACAACGCTCTTTCGGTCAACTTCCACGCTACCTCTTGAGTATTATTCTCCGGGCGGCCGGAAAGATCCCAATATTGAAGCAAAAGGCGTGCCAGTTCAAAGGAATGTCCAGGCGTTGTGCCACCGGGGCGGAACATGGGATTGCCCGAATACAGCCGATCGATCTGCCAGTCTGCGGTATAATGCTCTGGCAATCGCCAATTTTCAGCGGCCGCAATCCGGTTAACAAAGAAGCCGAGAATCTGGCCCGCCATGCTCAAATAGGTTTCGCGCCCGGTTGCCTCAAAAGCGGTCAAAAGGGCCTCGACCCCATGCATGTTGGCATTCATCCCTCGATAGCTCGAAAACGGGCTCCAGTCGCGGTTCCACTCATCCGCAAACAGGCCGTGATTACCCTCCCAATAATGAGTCTCCAAAACCGCCGTTACATCATCAATCAGACGGTCAGCATCGGGGTGCCCGGCCATCTTGGCACTGGCGCCCGCCAGTAAAACAAATACATGCCCGTAAGCAAGTTTGCGACCATCATGAACGGTCTCACCATCCAAAGCCCATAGATATCCGCCATGGTCACGGTCGCGGTGGTGACTCCATAGATACGCCATTCCCTTGTCGATCACCGTGTCGCATTCCTCCAGACCGAAAATATGTCCCAGTGCATAGGAATGGGTCAGCCGGGCGGTCGTGTGAAGTTCCTGCACGGTATCGGTCAGCGGGTTCCCGTCATAACCCAGCACGAAAAAACCCGGTTCAGGGCGTACACTGCTGCGGAAGAAGTCAAACTGTCGCTTGGCGTCTTTGCGCAGAAAATCCCGGTGGGCAGACGTTCCAAACCGGAAAGCGTCGGCGTCGTGGTGGCGGTTGTTTGGTATGTTTGCCAAAGGAGGCCTCATCTATGTCAACTAGCGCTAGAAACGCGTGATTGTGAATCTGGAGAAGTGTCGCTTGTAGAAGCCCCGCTCGAGATCGTTTGAATATACTGCAGCTCTGCCGTTGGTGCGCCCGCGATACGTTTCAACAGAAGGTCCGCCAGCTTTTCACCAGCCTCCGACAGATCCTCATAAAGGCTGGGCACCTTCGGTCGCACCAGATCAAAGACTCCTGAGGTTTGCTTGACCACAAGCTGGACGTCTTGCCCCGGAACCAACCCCAAATCCTGAATAGCGGCAAGCGCGGCAAGACCCGAAACATCACCTGGAAGAACCAATCCGTCAGGAGCATCCGGAGCAGCGAACCGTTTATGAATATTTGCCGAAATGGCTTCAGCACTGCTATCCAGCGAGATGCCATCTAGAACTTCGCAATCAACACCTGCCGCCCGGACTGAAGTCATGAAGCCGTGCAGTAAGTGCTGACGAAAAGTGAAGCGCTCGGGCGGGAGCAAAATGCCCAGCTTCTGGGCTCCTCTGTCGATTAGCGTCTCCGCAGCCTGGCGCCCAAAGGCATAGTTATCGTAATCCACAAAGGGATGGGGTGTCGCCAATTCTGACCGACCATGCGAAACAAACGGAAAATCCGCTTCAAGAAGAAATTTAATACGGTTGTCATCCGGTGTGGTACGCGAAAATATAATCCCGTCCGCCAATTTGTCGCGAACTACCCGCTGGATCTGTTCAGCAGATTTGTCCAATCCAAAATCAGGCAGCACGACAAGATGATAGCCCGTATTTTCCAGTTGTGCACTGATGCCTCGGATCAACAGAGTACCAAATCCAAGAATTTCCTCATGTGGCGGCAAGATCAAATTGATAACCTTCGTGCGCCCAGTCCGAAGACGTTGAGCGGCGCGGTCTGGCGAATACCCAAGTTCGGTCGCAACCGATTTGACAAGAGCACGAGTCTCTTCTGACATCTGCGGATCATTCGCTAAAGCGCGCGAAACGGCCCCCACGGAAATTCCCATTTTTGCAGCGATAGTGCGCTGTGTTGGGCGTTTGATCTTGGTTGGCTCTGTCATAGCTCACTGCTTTTAAGATGTCTGACACGGTAATTTAATACGATTAAACAAGCAATGCCCGCAAAAATAAATATGCCATTATTCTCGACTGCTGTCAAAACACCCTTATTTTATGGGGAAATATGTAGTAATTTTGATCAACTGTTGAGCCTTGACAGACTCATCAATTATAACGTTATAAATAGATATGAAATTTTCTGGGAGGAAATTATGAAACTCAAGAAACTGATGGCCAGCGCTGCGCTTGTCGCTCTAACTTCGGGATCTGCCTACGCTGAAGAGGTAGAAGTCCTGCATTGGTGGACCTCGGGTGGCGAAGCTGCTGCCTTGAACGTATTAAAGGATAATCTGGCGGGTCAGAAAATTGGCTGGCTTGATATGCCCGTTGCCGGCGGCGGCGGCGAAGCTGCCATGACAACTTTACGGGCCCGTGTCACAGCTGGCGACGCTCCAACGGCTGTGCAGATGCTGGGATTTGACATTGTTGACTGGGCCAACGAAGACGTTCTGGGCAATCTCAACGAAGTGGCCGCAGCCGAAGGTTGGGACAAAGTTGTACCCGAGGCCCTGCAGGCATTTTCCAAGCATGACGGCAACTGGATCGCGGCACCTGTTAATGTGCATTCGACCAACTGGGTCTGGATCAGCAAATCCGCGCTGGATGCAACCGGTCTTGGTGCACCAACCAGCTGGGATGAACTGACGGCCGTTCTGGACGCAATGAAGGCCAATGGCATCACGCCGCTGGCGCACGGCGGTCAGGCTTGGCAGGACGCCACAATCTTTGATGCGGTTGTGCTAAGCATGGGCGATGACTTCTATAAATCAGCGCTGATCGATCTGGACATGGATGCCTTGGGCGGCGCGACAATGGTCGAGGCTTTCCAACGCATGGATACCCTGCGCGGCTATGTCGATGACAATTTCTCGGGTCGCGACTGGAACCTTGCGTCAGCAATGGTGATCAATGGCGAAGCTGGCATGCAGATGATGGGCGACTGGGCGAAGGGTGAATTCCTACGCGCGGATCAAAAACCCGGAGAAGATTTTGTTTGCATCCGCTTTCCTGGCACCCAAGGTGCCGTTACCTTCAACTCGGACCAGTTTGTCATGTTCGACGTCGAAGAAGGCAACAAAGCGCAACTGGCAATGGCCTCGGCTGTGATGGACCCTGTGTTCCAATCCGCATTCAACGTGGTCAAAGGGTCGGTGCCAGCGCGGACGGATGTGCCCAACACCGACTTTGATGATTGCGGTCAAAAAGGCATGGCAGATCTGGCCGATGCTGGCGGCAATGGACGCCTGTTTGGCTCCATGGCACATGGCCATTCGGTCCCAGCTTCGGTGAAGAACGCAATTTATGACGTCGTCACCGCCCACTTCAACGGCGAATACGACGCTGAAACTGCAGCACAGGAAATGGTCAACGCGGTCGAATCCGCAATGTAACCTCCCTTGTGAAGCCAGCGAATATGGCTTCACCAACTCTGGGCCGGGGGGCGATCCTCGGCCCATCTTTAAAAGACGAGTTGGTGCGACTGCGCCGACAAAATGGGGGAAAGATGGCAAACTATGCCTCTGATGCGGATTTCCGCACGAAACTACAGGGATGGATTCCAAAACTGGTGTTGTCGCCGTCCATCGCGATGATGCTGGTGTTTGTGTATGGGTTCATTCTGTACACGGTCTACCTCAGCTTCACCGGCTCGAAAATGCTGCCCAAGTATGACTTGATCGGCATTGATAACTATGTCCGGCTTTGGGGGCTTTCGACCTGGTGGACCGCCGTCACCAATCTTGCCATTTTTGCATCGCTCTACATCATCATCTGCACAGTGATCGGATTGACGCTGGCCATTCTGCTGGATCAAAAGATCCGTGGAGAGGGTATGCTGCGCCCCATCTACCTTTACCCGATGGCGCTGTCGTTCATCGTCACCGGCACAGCTTGGAAGTGGTTTCTTGATCCCGGAATTGGACTGGAGAACACCATGCATCTTTGGGGCTGGGAGAGCTTCGAGTTTGGCTGGATCAAAGACCGGAACATGGCGATTTACACCATTGTAATTGCGGCCGTCTGGCAAACCAGTGGTTTTGTTATGGCAATGTTTTTGGCCGGTCTGCGCGGCATTGATAATGAAATCCTTAAGGCAGCACAGATTGACGGCGCCTCGAACTGGAACCTGTATCGCCGTATCGTCATCCCAATGCTGCGCCCGGCATTTCTGTCGGCCTTTGTGATCCTTGCCCACTTGGCAGTCAAATCTTATGACCTTGTCATTGCCCTGACGGGTGGTGGACCAGGCCGGGCGACCGAGCTGCCCGCGACATTCATGTATTCCTACACCTTCACCCGAAACCAGATGGGAACCGGTGCGGCCAGCGCTGTCATCATGCTGATGACCATTGCAGCGATCATGATGCCGTACCTCTATGCCGAGCTGAAGGAGAAGTCCTGATGTCCGTTGCAACACAAGACACCGCCGTCAGCTCCGGCAAAATCACCCGCGTTTTTATCTACCTTGTGCTGTTGCTCTCGGCGCTGTTCTATTTGCTGCCCTTCTTTGTCATGGTTGTAAATTCACTGAAACCACTGGATGAAATCACTGGTGGCAACATGATGGCCCTGCCGGAGACATGGACGATCAAGCCTTGGTTAAAGGCCTGGTCCACAGCCCAGATCGGGGTCGAGGCAACTGGGCTGAAACCCTATTTTCTGAATTCTATCCTGATGGTGGTGCCCGCTGTTGCCATCTCTACCGGGATCGGTGCGCTGAATGGCTATGTGCTGACCAAGTGGCGGTTTCGTGGGGACACAATCCTGTTTGGCTTGTTACTGTTCTCCTGCTTCATCCCATTTCAGATCGTACTGATCCCCATGGCGACAATCCTTGGTAAAATCGGTCTGGCTGGCTCTATTCCCGGATTGATCCTTGTCCACGTCGTTTACGGTATTGGCTTCACAACGCTTTACTACCGGAACTACTATGCCGCCTTCCCGACCGAACTGGTGCATGCTGCCATGATCGATGGCGCCGGCTTCTTTCGTATTTTTTGGCGCATCATGCTGCCTGTTTCTGGACCCATTACCGTGGTCTCTGTGATCTGGCAGTTTACCAATGTGTGGAACGATTTCTTGTTTGGAGCCTCATTTGGCGGTCAAACCCAGCCCATGACGGTTGCGCTGAACAACCTGGTTCAGTCTTCAACGGGTGTGAAAGAATATAACGTCCACTTTGCAGGCGCGATCCTCGCCGCCTTCCCCACTCTCCTCGTCTATGTCGTCGCGGGCCGGTACTTTGTCCGCGGTCTGATGGCCGGATCTGTAAAAGGCTAATCTCATGGGTTTTCTAGACATCTCAAGCGTCACCAAATCTTACGGCAACATCGAAGTTCTGCATCACGTCGACATCGCTGTGAAAGAAGGCGAATTCTTGGTGTTGGTCGGCCCTTCTGGCTGCGGCAAGTCCACCCTGTTGAACATGATCGCTGGGTTGGAAGACATCACAGATGGGGATATTTCCATCAAGGGTCGCGTCATGAATGGCGTCCACCCATCTAAGCGCAACATCGCAATGGTGTTCCAAAGCTACGCGCTTTACCCCAACATGACCGTGGGCCAGAACATGACATTCGGGCTGGAAATGCACGGCGTCGCCAAGCCTGAGCGTGACAAGGCGCTGGCCAGTGTTGCAAAGCTTCTGCAGATCGAACCGCTTCTGGATCGCAAACCCGGTCAACTGTCAGGCGGACAGCGCCAGCGGGTGGCCATGGGCCGTGCACTGGTCCGCGAACCGGATGTGTTCCTGTTTGATGAGCCCCTATCCAACCTCGATGCAAAACTGCGTGTCGACATGCGCACCGAAATCAAGAAACTGCACGAAAAACTAAAAACCACAATTGTCTATGTCACCCATGACCAGATCGAGGCCCTGACGCTGTCGACCCGAATTGCAGTAATGAACGACGGATATGTCCAGCAACTGGGTACGCCCAAGGAAATTTATGACACACCGTCAAATCTGTTTGTCGCGACCTTTATGGGATCCCCTGCAATGAATATCTTGCCCGCTAAGGTTTCAATGATCGACGGCTTGCCACACGCCGAGATCACAAATAGCGCCGGGCAAAAGACCCCTCTTAAGTTCAGCCAAGCCAACATGGCCGATTGGCAGGGTAAAGAGATCCTTTTGGGCATCCGCCCCGAAGCCCTGACAGATCCAGAAGGCGCGGACCGGAAGTCTTCGAACATCGGGACGCTTCAAAATACCGTGGACGTGATCGAGCCAGCCGGGGCTGATACTTTTGTCACGACCACACTTGGTGGAACAAACGTCATCGCACGGATGCGGGCCGATACCGAGATTGCGTCGGGACAGATGTTCGACTTCGCGGTGAATATGGAAAAGGCAGTGGTGTTTGATCCGCAGTCAAAAAATCGCATCAAACCATAGTGTGGACCCATCCATTCATGAGCGATAAGGGCACTACTTATCGTTCATGAATCGGGTACAAATTAGCTGTGGGCAGACACGTATCGACCCTCAAGTCATGTTTGGATCATAGAGGTCGGTGCCGCACCTTTTGCCGCCTAGTCGGCTTCCACGTCGAAAACGACAATTCCGTCGACCCCACCGCAACTGGCCGCAACCAGCCTGGCACCCATTTCCACATGGATTTCATGTGTTTCATAAGCCAGATGTGCTTTGCGATCACGGAATGTCATGATGAACCCATAGTCAAAATCCAGTGATTTCTTTTCAAAATCAAGATTGGGTCCAAATGACATGTCAATCACCCCATCGACGACACCCACCAAACTGGCCAAACCTTCCATGATGGCTTCTTTTTCGCCAATCAAAACGTCACTCTTAAAGTTGATAAAGACACAGTGTTTTAACATGGTTCACCCGTTTTCGTCCCAATCATGGCCCAGAGAGGTGTCTGTATCGTGCTACGCAAACCTGTGACATACCTCTCGGTTTCAATTCCTAAACCAGCGAAGATCAGTTTACGAGTCGTGCATTACTTCGGATCAGATCGGCGGCTTTTTCGGCAATCATCACGACGGGCGAGGCCGTATTACCGGAAACAATTTTCGGCATTACTGAGGCATCAACAATGCGTAATCCATCAAGTCCACGCAAACGCAGTTGTGGATCTACCACCGCAGATTCATCAATACCCATGCGGCAGGTGCCGACAGGGTGGAAAATAGTGGTGGCGATATTGCCGACTTGCTGCAAGATTTCCTCGTCTGTCTGGGTGCTCGGTCCTGGCAGAATCTCTTGCGGTTGATAGGGATACAGGGCCCTTGCTGTCATGACTTGCCGCACCTGTTTGATTGATTGCACAGCAATACGTCGATCGTTTTCTACTGACAGGTAATTCAGCGCGATTTTTGGTTGAGTACCAAGGTCAGCACTGGTGATATGGCAGTTCCCAACACTTTGGGGCCGAAGGTTGCAAACCGATACGGTGATTGCCGGGAACGGGTGCAACGGATCTCCCAGCTTATCAGTTGACAATGGCTGGACGTGATATTCCAGATCTGGCATCTCAAGCGAAGGATCCGATTTGGTAAACATACCAAACTGGCTGGGGGCCATCGACATTGGGCCACTTCGCATCAACCCATATTGCAACGCGATCCGGGCCTTCCCCAGCAGACTGTTGCCCATTGTGTTCAGGGTTTTCGCATTTTGCACCTTAAACACGGTTCGGATTTGCAGATGGTCTTGCAGGTTTTCGCCCACAGCGGGCTGATTCAGAGTCACATCCAGCCCCAATCCGCGCAGCAGTTCGGGATTTCCAATGCCCGACAGTTCCAACAATTTGGGAGTGTTAATCGCGCCTGCCGCTAGCAAAACCTCGGCATCAGCACGGGCCTGAAATTGCGTTCCTTTGTGGCGGAAAAGCACGCCAGTGACCCGGCGACCTTCGACTATTACTCGTTCGGTCTCAGCCTTGGTAATGACCCGAAGGTTGGGTCGTTGCATGGCCGGACGCAAAAAACCCTTGGCAGTGTTCCAGCGCACGCCCTTGTTTTGATTGACCTCAAAGAAACCACTGCCTTCGTTGCTCCCATCGTTGAAATCCTCGCGTGGCGTTATACCGAATTCCTTGGCACCATCCCGCACTGCACCCAGAATATCCCATTCAAGCCGTTGCTTTGCGACTTTCCACTCACCACCTGATCCATGCAGTTCAGAACCACCGCCATGGTGATCTTCCGATTTGAGGAAATAGGGAAGCACGTCGTCCCAGCCCCAACCCACATTGCCCAGCTGGCGCCAATGGTCGTAATCGGTAGACTGGCCCCGCATATATATCATGCCATTGATCGACGAGCAGCCTCCCAGCACTTTGCCACGCGGATAGGTCAGACTACGGCCATTCAACCCAGGTTCGGGCGCAGTTTTCATCATCCAGTCGGTACGCGGATTGCCGATGCAATACAGATACCCCACCGGAATATGCACCCAGTGGTAGTTATCTTTTCTCCCTGCCTCCAGTAACAAAACGCGGATCTTTGGATCCTCACTCAGCCGATTGGCCAACACGCAGCCGGCAGTGCCAGCCCCTACGATAATATAGTCATACTGCCCATCCAGGGGCTGCGCCTGCGCCATAGTCTTTTATCCGGGTATTGAGGTTAGTATTTGATCACCAGCTTGCCAATCATGGCAGCGCCTTCGATGATCTGGTGGGCCTTTTTCAAGGTGTCCGAAGACAGGCCATGCAGGATCTTGGTTTCCGTGGTGGCAATGACGCCGTCATCAACCAACCGCGCCATATGAGCCAGAATATGTCCTTGTTTGTACATATCCGGCGTCCCAAACAGCGAGCGTGTGAACATCAGCTCCCACATCAAGGCAGCGGACTTCCCCTGTAATGCTGAAATATCCAGCTTTTCTGAGGTCTCAACGATGGTACCGATACGGCCCTGGGGTGCGATCAACTCGCACATTGCATCCCAGTGCTGAGCGGTGTCGGCGTATTGCACGATATAGTCGGCCTGATCAAACTCGGCCTGCTTCATATCGGCAACCAGATCGCGATGGTTCACCACATGATGAGCCCCCATCTGACGGCACCATTCAGCTGTTTCGGGACGCGATGCCGTCGCGATCACCGTTGCGTTGGTCAATTTACGGGCAATCTGCGCGGTAATTGAGCCAACACCGCCAGCGCCACCAATAATCAGCAGCGAAAATGGCGTCTCACCCTGTGGCACTTGCAACCTCTCAAACAAGATTTCCCACGCGGTTAGCGAAACCAACGGCAACGATGCCGCCGCCTCGGGCGAGACGCTTTGTGGGGCATGGGCGGCGATCCTGTGATCGACACATTGCAGCGAAG encodes:
- a CDS encoding LacI family transcriptional regulator, producing the protein MTEPTKIKRPTQRTIAAKMGISVGAVSRALANDPQMSEETRALVKSVATELGYSPDRAAQRLRTGRTKVINLILPPHEEILGFGTLLIRGISAQLENTGYHLVVLPDFGLDKSAEQIQRVVRDKLADGIIFSRTTPDDNRIKFLLEADFPFVSHGRSELATPHPFVDYDNYAFGRQAAETLIDRGAQKLGILLPPERFTFRQHLLHGFMTSVRAAGVDCEVLDGISLDSSAEAISANIHKRFAAPDAPDGLVLPGDVSGLAALAAIQDLGLVPGQDVQLVVKQTSGVFDLVRPKVPSLYEDLSEAGEKLADLLLKRIAGAPTAELQYIQTISSGASTSDTSPDSQSRVSSAS
- a CDS encoding carbohydrate ABC transporter permease — protein: MANYASDADFRTKLQGWIPKLVLSPSIAMMLVFVYGFILYTVYLSFTGSKMLPKYDLIGIDNYVRLWGLSTWWTAVTNLAIFASLYIIICTVIGLTLAILLDQKIRGEGMLRPIYLYPMALSFIVTGTAWKWFLDPGIGLENTMHLWGWESFEFGWIKDRNMAIYTIVIAAVWQTSGFVMAMFLAGLRGIDNEILKAAQIDGASNWNLYRRIVIPMLRPAFLSAFVILAHLAVKSYDLVIALTGGGPGRATELPATFMYSYTFTRNQMGTGAASAVIMLMTIAAIMMPYLYAELKEKS
- a CDS encoding Dabb family protein, with the protein product MLKHCVFINFKSDVLIGEKEAIMEGLASLVGVVDGVIDMSFGPNLDFEKKSLDFDYGFIMTFRDRKAHLAYETHEIHVEMGARLVAASCGGVDGIVVFDVEAD
- a CDS encoding AGE family epimerase/isomerase, producing the protein MANIPNNRHHDADAFRFGTSAHRDFLRKDAKRQFDFFRSSVRPEPGFFVLGYDGNPLTDTVQELHTTARLTHSYALGHIFGLEECDTVIDKGMAYLWSHHRDRDHGGYLWALDGETVHDGRKLAYGHVFVLLAGASAKMAGHPDADRLIDDVTAVLETHYWEGNHGLFADEWNRDWSPFSSYRGMNANMHGVEALLTAFEATGRETYLSMAGQILGFFVNRIAAAENWRLPEHYTADWQIDRLYSGNPMFRPGGTTPGHSFELARLLLQYWDLSGRPENNTQEVAWKLTERALSDAWNNELGGFAYTLNFDGTPAIGSRYWWPVTEAIGVLASFLKLGGNQVQHDWYSRLWCFADAHFIDYENGGWFPEIDEQGKPTTTQFLGKPDIYHSVQAALFPLTSGLSKLGEELRGALIS
- a CDS encoding ABC transporter ATP-binding protein produces the protein MGFLDISSVTKSYGNIEVLHHVDIAVKEGEFLVLVGPSGCGKSTLLNMIAGLEDITDGDISIKGRVMNGVHPSKRNIAMVFQSYALYPNMTVGQNMTFGLEMHGVAKPERDKALASVAKLLQIEPLLDRKPGQLSGGQRQRVAMGRALVREPDVFLFDEPLSNLDAKLRVDMRTEIKKLHEKLKTTIVYVTHDQIEALTLSTRIAVMNDGYVQQLGTPKEIYDTPSNLFVATFMGSPAMNILPAKVSMIDGLPHAEITNSAGQKTPLKFSQANMADWQGKEILLGIRPEALTDPEGADRKSSNIGTLQNTVDVIEPAGADTFVTTTLGGTNVIARMRADTEIASGQMFDFAVNMEKAVVFDPQSKNRIKP
- a CDS encoding efflux RND transporter periplasmic adaptor subunit, whose protein sequence is MRLMTPFSALLVSALALTPMASAAEAGFKPVKLMKTETGEARLERQFFGQVAAKQSVDLAFQVAGQLLKFPVTEGFLAPKGTLIAELDLEQFELNLEQAQLQKAQADRTVTRMERLEGTVSQVAMDDAETQAGLAAIEVRNAQYALRHATLRAPFDALVSSREVALFTTVSAGAPIVRLHDMSELHIEVDVPEILFQQSEQDKVLEITASFPGREGDFPLQILEFDAEASNVGQTYRVTFLFEPPAGMQIFPGASATVRVLADAGDDIISLPSTALVSKPSGQVGAMVFSPTGADEGSVTWTPVEIEPTQFGDFRVVSGLAGGEEIVLTGGGALTDGQSVRRFTGFAN
- a CDS encoding ABC transporter substrate-binding protein, with the protein product MASAALVALTSGSAYAEEVEVLHWWTSGGEAAALNVLKDNLAGQKIGWLDMPVAGGGGEAAMTTLRARVTAGDAPTAVQMLGFDIVDWANEDVLGNLNEVAAAEGWDKVVPEALQAFSKHDGNWIAAPVNVHSTNWVWISKSALDATGLGAPTSWDELTAVLDAMKANGITPLAHGGQAWQDATIFDAVVLSMGDDFYKSALIDLDMDALGGATMVEAFQRMDTLRGYVDDNFSGRDWNLASAMVINGEAGMQMMGDWAKGEFLRADQKPGEDFVCIRFPGTQGAVTFNSDQFVMFDVEEGNKAQLAMASAVMDPVFQSAFNVVKGSVPARTDVPNTDFDDCGQKGMADLADAGGNGRLFGSMAHGHSVPASVKNAIYDVVTAHFNGEYDAETAAQEMVNAVESAM
- a CDS encoding carbohydrate ABC transporter permease, translated to MSVATQDTAVSSGKITRVFIYLVLLLSALFYLLPFFVMVVNSLKPLDEITGGNMMALPETWTIKPWLKAWSTAQIGVEATGLKPYFLNSILMVVPAVAISTGIGALNGYVLTKWRFRGDTILFGLLLFSCFIPFQIVLIPMATILGKIGLAGSIPGLILVHVVYGIGFTTLYYRNYYAAFPTELVHAAMIDGAGFFRIFWRIMLPVSGPITVVSVIWQFTNVWNDFLFGASFGGQTQPMTVALNNLVQSSTGVKEYNVHFAGAILAAFPTLLVYVVAGRYFVRGLMAGSVKG
- a CDS encoding MarR family winged helix-turn-helix transcriptional regulator codes for the protein MSLDQTDNTFLALTPEIRAILGVFALYWKLDDSIEKMNDDPKLTKMECRMIIRLDQPNRMGLLAQMMLTVPSTVTATADSLEEQGYVQRRRDPEDRRAWLLELTQSGWERRREMEQLASEMFLEASGLNKDETLIFSELAGKIYDNVLRTGVPEGLKTCD